In the Flavobacteriales bacterium genome, CTGCCACCGTCCCCATCCACAGCGAACGCACCGGCGAGGTGCCCGGCAAGCACAGCGTGCAATGGACCAGCGCGGACGACCGGATCATCATCACGCATGAGGCCTTTGGACGCGGCGGCTTCGCAAGTGGTGCGGTGCTCGCTGCGGAATGGCTGGCGGACCCGGTCCAGGCCCGGCGGGGCCTGTTCACCATGGACGACGTCCTGGGCCGGCCCTGAGCCTCCGTCCGTCCCCTTCCCCACCCCGCTCATCCGCCGCTGCATGGCCGCTGGCCGTTCGTTGCGCACCTTCGCAGCCTGATGATCCCCTACCTCGTCCTCCTCGCCTACTTCGCCGTCCTGTTCGGCTGCCTGTGGAAGTACTTCCTGAAAGCCGGCCGCAAGGCTTGGGAAGGCTTCGTACCCGGCTACAACATCCTCATCTGGCTGAAGCTGAGCGGCAAGCCCTGGTGGTGGATCTTCCTCTTCCTGGTACCTGGGGTGAACCTGCTGATGTTCATGATCCTGAACGTGAACCTGAGCATCACGCTGGGCGAGCGCAACTTCAAGGACCATGTGGTGATGACCCTGCTGCCGTGGGTGAAGATCCCGCAACTGGCCTTCTCGCCCAAGCACGCCTACGTGGGCCCCATCCCGGTGGCGCAGCGCAAACGCGGGCTGCTGGGCCAGTGGGGCGATGCCATCCTGTTCGCCGTCATCGTGGCCACGGTCTTCCGCACCTTCACCTTTGAGGCCTTCACCATTCCCACGCCCAGCATGGAGAAGAGCCTGCTGGTGGGCGACTACCTGTTCGTGAGCAAGCTGAGCTACGGCCCGCGCATGCCGATGACCCCGCTCACCTTCCCCTTCACGCACCACACCATGCCGCTCACGGCCAGCACACCCAGCTTCGTCACCTGGTTCAGCCAGCCCTACCGCCGGCTGCCCGGCTTCGGCAGGCCCGAACGGGGTGATGCGGTGGTGTTCAACTTCCCGGAGGGCGACACGGTGGTGGCGAACTTCCAGAACCAGAGCTACTACCAGCTGGTGCGCGACCACGGCCGCGAGAAGATCCACGACCCCAACTACCGCATGCTGAACATGGTGGACGGCCAGGTGCGGCAGATGCCCACCGG is a window encoding:
- a CDS encoding signal peptidase I, encoding MIPYLVLLAYFAVLFGCLWKYFLKAGRKAWEGFVPGYNILIWLKLSGKPWWWIFLFLVPGVNLLMFMILNVNLSITLGERNFKDHVVMTLLPWVKIPQLAFSPKHAYVGPIPVAQRKRGLLGQWGDAILFAVIVATVFRTFTFEAFTIPTPSMEKSLLVGDYLFVSKLSYGPRMPMTPLTFPFTHHTMPLTASTPSFVTWFSQPYRRLPGFGRPERGDAVVFNFPEGDTVVANFQNQSYYQLVRDHGREKIHDPNYRMLNMVDGQVRQMPTGGILVRPLDKKENYIKRCVAVAGDTVEVRGGLVYIDGVKQHVPEMAQYAYEFVLKDRFNERMLKEQYDISPDDLSPGENGGVSIPLTEANAAKLGGFSNVASMTRQDHPKGYSSPYHKLPYFPNHPAYDWTEDNFGPLWIPKAGATIALTTANLPLYERAIRVYEHNDLRVEGDRILINGAPATSYTFQQDYYWLMGDNRHRSQDARFWGFVPHDHVVGKAVLVWFTKDPYTGIRWKRLFTVVRNGLE